The Corallococcus caeni genome includes a region encoding these proteins:
- a CDS encoding protein kinase domain-containing protein: protein MDTGRPLGGRYALERRIGGGGMGAIWRAVDLQLQRHVALKLIASDVVARTPEAHRHFEQEAQAVARLRHPHVVQVHDSGVDGGVPYIVMELLEGEDLETRLTQQGRLSPARVAALVTPVARALAAAHAAGLVHRDLKPANLFLAHVDGEEVVKVLDFGLARSLLPTGAPAQAEGLTGTLRYMSPEQLRADPDLDARADLWSLAVVLYRALTGQFPYGAESVGALLRGAFHPPAVAVSQLVPELGAGGDAFFQRALHPKLEQRFTSARELAAAFVALVEAGRAAQAATVLVVDDEPDVEVLMRQRFRRHVRDGVYRFVFARDGEEALEALRQHPDTHAVLCDLNMPRMDGLTFLSRVGEVDPLVKVVIVSAYGDMPNLRTAMNRGAFDFLVKPVDLDDLESTLAKTVRHVAELRRAVRSTEENALLRMFVHGGIVDRVLPLVRGPGALAGEQVDATVAFLDVADFTAVTRQHPPESALRRLNANFEVILPELESRGGVVDKFLGDAVMAVFQGEGHVARALDACLAVKQRLQGLAWSGGDASPYAHGVCMGVDTGPVVSGNVGAAGRGRLDHTVLGDVVNTAARLATVAARDQVLVSETLAARLAGAFDCRAAGERYLSGPGGQPLRVHEVVARQGSQSASSADATSEQVAPAVLEAPGPAPRPGAFTAKGPT from the coding sequence ATGGACACCGGACGCCCGCTGGGCGGCAGGTACGCGCTGGAGCGCAGGATTGGCGGCGGTGGCATGGGCGCCATCTGGCGGGCCGTCGATCTGCAACTCCAGCGGCACGTGGCCCTCAAGCTCATCGCCTCGGACGTCGTCGCGCGCACGCCGGAGGCGCACCGCCACTTCGAACAGGAAGCGCAGGCCGTGGCCCGGCTGCGCCACCCGCACGTGGTGCAGGTGCACGACTCCGGCGTGGACGGCGGCGTGCCGTACATCGTCATGGAGTTGCTGGAGGGCGAGGACCTGGAGACGCGCCTCACCCAGCAGGGGCGCCTGTCCCCGGCCCGCGTGGCCGCGCTCGTCACGCCGGTGGCCCGGGCCCTGGCGGCGGCGCACGCGGCGGGGCTCGTCCACCGCGACCTGAAGCCCGCCAACCTCTTCCTCGCCCACGTGGACGGCGAGGAGGTGGTGAAGGTGCTCGACTTCGGGCTCGCGCGCTCGCTGCTGCCCACGGGGGCGCCCGCGCAGGCCGAAGGGCTCACCGGCACGCTGCGCTACATGAGCCCGGAGCAGCTGCGCGCGGATCCGGACCTGGACGCCCGCGCGGACCTCTGGTCGCTCGCGGTGGTGCTCTACCGCGCCCTCACCGGCCAGTTCCCCTACGGCGCCGAGTCCGTGGGCGCCCTCCTGCGCGGCGCCTTCCACCCGCCCGCGGTGGCCGTCTCGCAGCTGGTGCCGGAGCTGGGCGCGGGCGGTGACGCCTTCTTCCAGCGCGCCCTGCACCCGAAGCTGGAGCAGCGCTTCACCTCCGCGCGCGAGCTGGCCGCCGCCTTCGTCGCGCTGGTGGAGGCGGGCCGCGCCGCGCAGGCCGCCACGGTGCTGGTGGTGGACGACGAGCCGGACGTGGAGGTGCTCATGCGCCAGCGCTTCCGCCGGCACGTGCGCGACGGCGTCTACCGCTTCGTCTTCGCCCGCGACGGCGAGGAGGCGCTGGAGGCGCTGCGCCAGCACCCGGACACGCACGCGGTGCTGTGCGACCTGAACATGCCGCGCATGGACGGGCTCACCTTCCTGTCGCGCGTGGGGGAGGTGGATCCGCTGGTGAAGGTGGTCATCGTCTCCGCGTACGGCGACATGCCCAACCTGCGCACGGCGATGAACCGGGGCGCGTTCGACTTCCTCGTGAAGCCGGTGGACCTGGACGACCTGGAGTCCACGCTGGCCAAGACGGTGCGCCACGTGGCGGAGCTGCGCCGCGCGGTGCGCTCCACGGAGGAGAACGCGCTGCTGCGCATGTTCGTGCACGGCGGCATCGTGGACCGGGTGCTGCCGCTGGTGCGCGGCCCCGGCGCGCTCGCGGGCGAGCAGGTGGACGCCACGGTGGCCTTCCTGGACGTCGCGGACTTCACCGCCGTCACCCGCCAGCACCCGCCGGAGTCCGCGCTGCGCCGGCTCAACGCCAACTTCGAGGTCATCCTCCCGGAGCTGGAGTCGCGCGGCGGCGTGGTGGACAAGTTCCTGGGCGACGCGGTGATGGCCGTCTTCCAGGGCGAAGGCCACGTGGCGCGCGCGCTGGACGCGTGCCTCGCGGTGAAGCAGCGGCTGCAGGGCCTGGCGTGGAGCGGCGGCGACGCGTCCCCGTACGCCCACGGCGTCTGCATGGGCGTGGACACCGGGCCGGTCGTTTCCGGCAACGTGGGCGCCGCCGGGCGCGGGCGCCTGGACCACACGGTGCTGGGCGACGTGGTGAACACCGCGGCCCGGCTCGCCACCGTGGCCGCGCGCGACCAGGTGCTGGTGAGCGAGACGCTGGCCGCCCGGCTCGCGGGCGCCTTCGACTGCCGCGCCGCCGGAGAGCGGTACCTGTCAGGGCCCGGAGGACAGCCGCTGCGCGTGCACGAGGTGGTGGCCCGCCAGGGCAGCCAGTCCGCGTCCTCCGCGGACGCCACCTCCGAACAGGTGGCCCCCGCCGTCCTGGAGGCGCCCGGGCCCGCGCCCCGGCCCGGGGCCTTCACGGCCAAGGGGCCCACCTGA
- a CDS encoding NAD-dependent protein deacetylase, with amino-acid sequence MTLLTDSPVAALPPEAGVDALASLLRGRRVVVLTGAGCSTESGIPDYRGPETRHKVRNPIQHREFLHKPEVRQRYWARSLLGWPRFTSARPNDAHLALAALEKAGVVPGLITQNVDGLHHAAGSERVLELHGALSRVRCLACGAQEPRASLQARMLGLNPDFAHAVVELRPDGDAELPPEAMEGFHVPACTRCGGTLKPDVVFFGDNVAAPLVQDAFALVEEGDALLVVGSSLTVYSGYRFVTRAAERHMPIGILNIGESRGDALADVRVEARAGDVLPRLAQALTRA; translated from the coding sequence ATGACGCTCCTCACGGACTCCCCTGTCGCCGCCCTCCCGCCCGAAGCGGGCGTGGACGCCCTGGCCTCGCTGCTGCGCGGACGCCGCGTCGTGGTGCTCACGGGCGCCGGATGCAGCACCGAGTCCGGCATCCCCGACTACCGGGGCCCGGAGACGCGCCACAAGGTGCGCAACCCCATCCAGCACCGCGAGTTCCTGCACAAGCCGGAGGTGCGCCAGCGCTACTGGGCGCGCAGCCTGCTGGGCTGGCCGCGCTTCACCTCCGCCCGTCCCAACGACGCCCACCTCGCGCTGGCCGCGCTGGAGAAGGCGGGCGTGGTGCCCGGCCTCATCACCCAGAACGTGGACGGCCTGCACCACGCGGCGGGCAGTGAGCGCGTGCTGGAGCTGCACGGCGCGCTGTCGCGGGTGCGCTGTCTGGCGTGCGGCGCGCAGGAGCCCCGCGCGTCGCTCCAGGCGCGGATGCTGGGCCTCAACCCGGACTTCGCGCACGCCGTCGTGGAGCTGCGTCCGGACGGAGACGCGGAGCTGCCGCCGGAGGCGATGGAGGGCTTCCACGTCCCCGCGTGCACGCGCTGCGGCGGGACGCTGAAGCCGGACGTGGTGTTCTTCGGCGACAACGTCGCCGCGCCGCTGGTGCAGGACGCGTTCGCGCTGGTGGAGGAGGGGGACGCGCTCCTGGTGGTGGGCTCGTCGCTGACGGTCTACTCCGGCTACCGCTTCGTCACCCGCGCCGCGGAGCGGCACATGCCCATTGGCATCCTCAACATCGGGGAGAGCCGGGGCGACGCCCTGGCGGATGTGCGCGTGGAGGCGAGGGCGGGCGACGTCCTGCCCCGGCTCGCCCAGGCATTGACGCGCGCCTGA
- a CDS encoding tetratricopeptide repeat protein translates to MSPAVLPPFRVPPMPLACLDEPTFMDLLLGTLPPDRAALVDEHLDTCPSCRRMVSEALKVQPPATSPEPAPEEEVLDSQLATLAVDPWRGKKPRLRLPTPPLARGTAVGRYLILEMLGVGGMSVVYAAYDPELDRRVALKLLQVEALGLGAEAGRTQVLREAQAMARVSHPHVVSVFDVGTFGRQVFLAMELVDAHTLRKWEHDGPHPWRQVVEVFIAVARGLAAAHAVGVVHGDVKPENILVGQDGRVRVTDFGLSRFMASPLAPPVTPGGLPRPRAMEGGTPAYMAPEQFPPEERTDARSDQFGFCVALYEGLYGERPFAGSTVEELSQAVHAGRVKSVPRHSGVPQWLRKVVLKGLSVKPEDRHASMEALIAALESDPAARRTRRLRVAGASLLLLSAVGLTHVLHGRDPTGCEGAARAMDGVWDAPRQQAVEAAFVGTQRRFAHDAFRHVRRGLDAYTAAWVTTRTAACEATRVRHEQSEAVMALRMRCLDARLADVAALTQLFTQADPDLVERAPRAVEGLAPLAGCSDVEALTSRGHSSPDDAAARDRTVSLLQALVDARALRAAGRYSQGVARVEPVAQAARAAGDWSGAADALLLLAELKDGAGDYRGAEATVLQAAWSAEAGRNDDAAARAWTLAVRVTGERLDHYAQGQQAAERASAAVERLGGSRELAGALAMNLGRLLSRQGRYPEAHEQLTRALSFLEKRFGPEALEVADVRVELGTVRRSQGRAEEALGLYERALGTVRGALGPEHPDVARIRLEQASVRWQQGDFVQSERLARGALALLERSLGPDHPQVADALNSLALALQYQGKREEALPLYERALRIAETTEGRDSSTVAIIVNNIGTLLVHLGRLEEATQRFATALEQVEKSLGPDHPTLALVLRGMGQTLSYRNQPDQALPYFQRAAALQTSLPDDVNGGWTGALVDLGRTYMVLGRPREALAPLEKAVAGWERARPRPAERPAARYMLGRALWDAKQDPARAVRLVAEARLEAAALPDEESSVPELRQAMDRWIARLPPSARRDLKAAMATPKPADPSRDALTR, encoded by the coding sequence GTGAGTCCTGCTGTGCTGCCGCCCTTCCGCGTGCCTCCCATGCCCCTCGCCTGTCTGGACGAACCCACGTTCATGGATCTCCTGCTCGGGACGCTGCCGCCCGACAGGGCCGCGCTCGTCGACGAGCACCTGGACACGTGTCCCTCTTGCCGGCGCATGGTGTCCGAGGCGCTGAAGGTGCAACCGCCGGCCACCTCCCCCGAGCCTGCTCCGGAGGAGGAGGTCCTCGACAGCCAGCTGGCGACGCTGGCCGTGGACCCGTGGCGCGGGAAGAAGCCGCGCCTGCGCCTGCCCACGCCGCCGCTCGCGCGCGGCACGGCGGTGGGCCGCTACCTCATCCTGGAGATGCTGGGCGTGGGCGGGATGAGCGTCGTGTACGCCGCCTATGATCCGGAGCTGGACCGCCGCGTCGCGCTCAAGCTCCTCCAGGTGGAGGCGCTGGGGCTGGGCGCGGAGGCCGGCCGCACGCAGGTGCTGCGCGAGGCGCAGGCCATGGCCCGCGTCTCCCACCCGCACGTCGTCTCCGTCTTCGACGTGGGCACCTTCGGCCGGCAGGTCTTCCTGGCCATGGAGCTGGTGGACGCGCACACGCTGCGCAAGTGGGAGCACGACGGTCCGCACCCGTGGCGCCAGGTGGTGGAGGTCTTCATCGCCGTGGCCCGGGGGCTCGCCGCGGCGCACGCGGTGGGCGTCGTGCACGGCGACGTGAAGCCGGAGAACATCCTCGTCGGCCAGGACGGCCGCGTGCGCGTCACCGACTTCGGCCTGTCGCGCTTCATGGCCAGCCCCCTGGCCCCGCCGGTGACGCCCGGAGGACTCCCGCGTCCGCGCGCCATGGAGGGCGGCACGCCCGCGTACATGGCCCCGGAGCAGTTCCCGCCCGAGGAGCGCACCGACGCGCGCAGCGACCAGTTCGGCTTCTGCGTCGCGCTCTACGAGGGCCTCTACGGCGAGCGTCCCTTCGCGGGCTCGACGGTGGAGGAGCTGTCCCAGGCGGTGCACGCGGGCCGCGTGAAGAGCGTGCCCCGGCACTCCGGCGTGCCGCAGTGGCTGCGCAAGGTGGTGTTGAAGGGCCTGTCGGTGAAGCCCGAGGACCGCCACGCGTCCATGGAGGCGCTCATCGCCGCGCTGGAGTCCGACCCCGCGGCGCGCAGGACGCGGCGGCTGCGCGTGGCCGGCGCGTCGCTGCTGCTCCTGTCCGCGGTGGGCCTCACGCACGTCCTCCACGGCCGGGACCCCACGGGCTGCGAGGGCGCCGCGCGCGCCATGGACGGCGTGTGGGACGCGCCCCGGCAGCAGGCGGTGGAGGCGGCCTTCGTGGGCACCCAGCGCCGCTTCGCGCACGACGCTTTCCGCCACGTGCGCCGGGGCCTGGACGCGTACACCGCCGCGTGGGTGACGACGCGCACGGCGGCGTGCGAGGCCACCCGCGTGCGGCACGAGCAGAGCGAGGCGGTGATGGCGCTGCGCATGCGCTGCCTGGACGCGCGGCTCGCGGACGTGGCCGCGCTCACGCAGCTGTTCACCCAGGCGGATCCGGACCTCGTGGAGCGCGCGCCCCGCGCGGTGGAGGGGCTGGCGCCGCTGGCGGGCTGCTCGGACGTGGAGGCGCTGACGTCGCGGGGCCACTCCTCGCCGGATGACGCCGCCGCGAGGGACCGCACCGTCTCGCTGCTCCAGGCGCTCGTGGACGCCAGGGCCCTGCGCGCCGCCGGCCGCTATTCGCAGGGCGTGGCGCGCGTGGAGCCCGTGGCCCAGGCCGCGCGCGCCGCGGGGGACTGGTCCGGCGCCGCGGACGCGCTGCTGCTGCTCGCGGAGCTGAAGGACGGGGCAGGGGACTACCGGGGCGCGGAGGCCACGGTGCTCCAGGCCGCGTGGAGCGCGGAGGCCGGCCGCAACGACGACGCCGCCGCCCGGGCGTGGACGCTGGCGGTGCGCGTGACGGGCGAACGGCTGGACCACTACGCGCAAGGGCAGCAGGCCGCGGAGCGCGCCAGCGCCGCGGTGGAGCGGCTGGGCGGCAGCAGGGAGCTGGCCGGCGCGCTCGCGATGAACCTGGGCCGGCTGCTGTCGCGCCAGGGCCGCTACCCGGAGGCCCACGAGCAGCTCACCCGCGCGCTGTCCTTCCTGGAGAAGCGCTTCGGCCCGGAGGCCCTGGAGGTCGCGGACGTGCGCGTGGAGCTGGGCACCGTGCGCCGCTCGCAGGGACGCGCGGAGGAGGCCCTGGGCCTGTACGAGCGCGCCCTGGGCACCGTGCGCGGCGCGCTGGGGCCCGAGCACCCGGACGTGGCGCGCATCCGGCTGGAGCAGGCCAGCGTGCGCTGGCAGCAGGGCGACTTCGTGCAGTCGGAGCGGCTGGCCCGGGGCGCGCTGGCGCTGCTGGAGCGCTCGCTGGGACCGGACCACCCGCAGGTGGCGGACGCGCTCAACAGCCTGGCGCTGGCGCTTCAGTACCAGGGCAAGCGCGAGGAGGCGCTGCCCCTCTACGAGCGCGCGCTGCGCATCGCGGAGACGACGGAGGGGCGCGACAGCTCCACCGTGGCCATCATCGTCAACAACATCGGCACGCTGCTGGTGCACCTGGGCCGGCTGGAGGAGGCCACCCAGCGCTTCGCCACGGCGCTCGAGCAGGTGGAGAAGAGCCTGGGCCCGGACCACCCCACGCTGGCGCTGGTGCTCCGGGGCATGGGGCAGACGCTCAGCTACCGCAACCAGCCGGACCAGGCGCTGCCGTACTTCCAGCGCGCCGCCGCGCTCCAGACGTCCCTGCCGGACGACGTGAACGGCGGCTGGACGGGAGCCCTGGTGGACCTGGGGCGCACGTACATGGTGCTGGGCCGTCCGCGCGAGGCGCTGGCCCCGCTGGAGAAGGCCGTCGCGGGCTGGGAGCGCGCCCGGCCCCGTCCGGCGGAGCGCCCCGCCGCGCGCTACATGCTGGGCCGCGCGCTGTGGGACGCGAAGCAGGACCCGGCCCGCGCCGTGCGGCTCGTCGCCGAGGCCCGCCTGGAGGCCGCCGCGCTGCCCGACGAGGAGTCCTCCGTGCCGGAGCTCCGCCAGGCCATGGACCGGTGGATCGCCAGGCTGCCCCCTTCCGCGCGCAGGGACCTCAAGGCCGCCATGGCCACGCCGAAGCCCGCGGACCCCTCCCGGGACGCGCTCACCCGGTGA
- a CDS encoding TonB C-terminal domain-containing protein, translating into MRRLRRLGWAGLISLVLHVLLFGLLWTVEPAPSSTGRTARMRAKTVEVEIVTSPPVTSGTPPPASPPKSDSTPPPPSKPRPPAKDAPAPTPPAVATREPPAKTPPSSEPRAPAKDAPAGTPPATATREPSEDTPPPTEAPRPPEEDLPRTGISTHGPVPDGDRPTADAPLAQPPSTLPPNLLPSPGSNSGVIITTPENSRGGGRTLRPGDPSLSAESLAAEEHARVSERVQGIVDERRARDRVDTGRIHPYFSQLRAQLEKQMDAPPLFDMPSFPKQLLYSYADKARQFGATGSPGDVPGPRKAPKPGELIARRASNEPGYNRLRGLTQAGEELQDFAHGVSTLKLVVTLELLQGADGTLREVKLISRSGNRAYDDYVLQAIPPALGKFPAPPSDAMGVHTDGIRSVWAVEGRVVYVRKLNDMKKGSDNVYLAALAAAGLLAGNFDETTGEVYVIDVRNPHFECRSRLLRVY; encoded by the coding sequence ATGCGGCGCCTGCGACGACTCGGATGGGCCGGGCTGATCTCCTTGGTGCTGCACGTCCTGCTGTTCGGGCTGTTGTGGACCGTGGAGCCCGCGCCGTCATCCACCGGACGCACGGCCCGGATGCGCGCGAAGACGGTCGAGGTGGAGATCGTCACCTCGCCACCTGTCACGTCCGGGACACCGCCGCCCGCATCGCCGCCGAAGAGCGACAGCACTCCGCCGCCGCCCTCGAAGCCGCGCCCGCCGGCGAAGGACGCACCGGCCCCAACGCCTCCGGCCGTGGCGACGCGGGAGCCCCCGGCGAAAACACCGCCCTCGTCGGAGCCGCGCGCGCCGGCGAAGGACGCACCGGCCGGGACACCGCCAGCGACCGCGACGCGCGAGCCCTCGGAGGACACGCCGCCTCCCACCGAGGCCCCGCGCCCTCCCGAGGAAGACCTCCCGCGCACCGGCATCTCAACCCATGGGCCTGTTCCGGATGGGGACCGGCCCACGGCGGATGCACCTCTCGCCCAGCCTCCGAGCACCCTCCCGCCGAACCTGCTTCCCTCACCCGGCTCGAACTCCGGGGTGATCATCACGACGCCGGAGAACTCGCGCGGCGGAGGCCGCACGCTGCGCCCCGGCGACCCGAGCCTGTCCGCCGAATCACTCGCCGCTGAAGAACACGCACGCGTGTCGGAGCGCGTGCAGGGCATCGTCGACGAACGCCGCGCGCGCGACCGCGTGGACACCGGCCGCATCCATCCCTACTTCAGCCAGCTGCGCGCGCAGTTGGAGAAGCAGATGGACGCCCCGCCCCTCTTCGACATGCCCAGCTTCCCCAAGCAGTTGCTGTACTCCTACGCGGACAAGGCCCGGCAGTTCGGTGCCACCGGATCCCCCGGGGACGTTCCGGGGCCCCGCAAGGCCCCCAAGCCGGGCGAGCTCATCGCACGGCGAGCCAGCAACGAGCCCGGCTACAACCGGCTGCGCGGCCTCACCCAGGCGGGCGAGGAGCTCCAGGACTTCGCCCACGGCGTCAGTACCCTGAAGCTCGTCGTCACGCTGGAGCTGCTCCAGGGCGCGGACGGCACGCTGCGCGAGGTGAAGCTCATCAGTCGCAGCGGCAACCGCGCCTACGACGACTACGTGCTCCAGGCCATCCCGCCCGCGCTGGGGAAGTTCCCCGCCCCTCCCTCGGACGCCATGGGCGTGCACACCGATGGCATCCGCAGCGTGTGGGCCGTGGAGGGCCGCGTCGTCTACGTGCGCAAGCTCAACGACATGAAGAAGGGCAGCGACAACGTCTACCTCGCCGCCCTGGCCGCCGCCGGCCTGCTCGCGGGCAACTTCGATGAGACGACCGGCGAGGTCTACGTCATCGACGTGCGCAACCCGCACTTCGAATGCCGCTCGCGCCTGCTGCGCGTCTACTGA
- a CDS encoding amidase: protein MKSTVSPQESGVPGGARSPVSLTTTELAAALRERHVSAVEVLDAFLARARQLNPALNAVVTWDEAQARKRAEEADAALSRGELWGPLHGVPFTVKDAFSTQGLRTTSAHPAFAEYVPARDATAVARLKAAGAILFGKTNLPPFAGDFQTHGPLWGRTNNPHDLGRTSGGSSGGAAAAVAAGLTPFEVGSDIGGSIRQPAHYCGVVGIKPTEHRVSTFGHIPDAPDGPRHVRHMACAGPLARSVADVRLILSLIEGADPLAPEVPPVAPVGAAKPRALKGLRLAWADTLGPFQADRETREVLQRFTAAARAEGAVVEQAVPAGQDFADLVEVWGLMEGGEVGAPLPPPVRDGYQQQFLPLERDLLAKAIVQGTRMDMTGYGAALTRRDGHIARLEDFLSGWDAWLVPVAMTAAPVHTPFGAPVEVDGGPREYLEAFGGFTCLFNATGSPVVVFPMGRTSKGLPVGVQLVGRRWADGALLDVAEALLPLGGGVRWPPAFTP from the coding sequence ATGAAATCGACTGTCTCGCCGCAGGAGTCCGGAGTCCCTGGGGGCGCACGCTCGCCCGTGTCCCTCACGACCACGGAGCTGGCCGCGGCCCTTCGTGAGCGGCACGTCAGCGCGGTGGAGGTGCTGGACGCCTTCCTCGCCCGTGCCCGGCAGCTCAACCCCGCGCTCAACGCGGTGGTGACGTGGGACGAGGCCCAGGCCCGGAAGCGGGCCGAAGAGGCGGACGCGGCGCTCTCCCGGGGCGAGCTGTGGGGCCCCCTGCACGGCGTGCCCTTCACGGTGAAGGACGCGTTCAGCACCCAGGGGCTGCGCACGACGTCCGCCCATCCGGCCTTCGCGGAGTACGTGCCCGCTCGGGACGCGACCGCGGTGGCCCGGCTCAAGGCCGCGGGGGCCATCCTCTTCGGCAAGACGAACCTGCCGCCGTTCGCCGGGGACTTCCAGACGCACGGGCCGCTCTGGGGCCGGACGAACAACCCGCATGACCTGGGGCGCACGTCGGGCGGCTCCAGCGGCGGCGCGGCGGCGGCGGTCGCGGCGGGGCTCACCCCGTTCGAGGTGGGCAGCGACATCGGCGGCTCCATCCGGCAGCCGGCGCACTACTGCGGCGTCGTGGGCATCAAGCCCACGGAGCACCGCGTCTCCACCTTCGGCCACATCCCGGACGCGCCGGACGGGCCGCGCCACGTGCGCCACATGGCGTGCGCGGGGCCGCTGGCGCGCTCGGTGGCGGACGTGCGGCTCATCCTGTCGCTCATCGAGGGCGCGGATCCGCTCGCCCCGGAGGTGCCGCCCGTCGCGCCGGTGGGGGCCGCGAAGCCCCGGGCCCTGAAGGGCCTGCGGCTGGCGTGGGCGGACACGCTGGGGCCCTTCCAGGCGGACCGCGAGACGCGGGAGGTGCTCCAGCGCTTCACCGCCGCCGCGCGCGCGGAGGGCGCCGTGGTGGAGCAGGCGGTGCCCGCGGGGCAGGACTTCGCGGACCTGGTGGAGGTGTGGGGGCTGATGGAGGGCGGCGAGGTGGGCGCGCCCCTGCCCCCGCCCGTGCGCGACGGCTACCAGCAGCAGTTCCTCCCCCTGGAGCGAGACCTCCTGGCGAAGGCCATCGTCCAGGGCACCCGCATGGACATGACGGGTTACGGCGCGGCGCTGACCCGGCGGGACGGGCACATCGCGCGGCTGGAGGACTTCCTGTCCGGCTGGGACGCGTGGCTCGTGCCGGTGGCGATGACGGCCGCGCCGGTGCACACGCCGTTCGGCGCGCCGGTGGAGGTGGACGGGGGGCCTCGCGAGTACCTGGAGGCCTTCGGCGGGTTCACCTGCCTGTTCAACGCGACGGGGAGTCCTGTCGTCGTGTTCCCGATGGGGCGCACGTCGAAGGGGTTGCCGGTGGGCGTGCAGCTCGTGGGGCGGCGGTGGGCGGACGGGGCGCTGCTCGACGTGGCGGAGGCGCTCCTGCCCCTGGGCGGCGGCGTGCGGTGGCCCCCGGCGTTCACGCCCTGA
- a CDS encoding L,D-transpeptidase family protein — MKVLLAWGVLLASLCAHAEDRVAEARKRQTAGLVQLYKDAGLSWPPEELYLRAFKAERELEVWAGRKGQPLVKVRTFPICAASGELGPKRAFGDLQVPEGFYTVDLFNPKSAYHLSMRVSYPNALDRKLGAANPGGDIYIHGDCVSIGCLAIEDGPIEALYVMVSEARARMGRDVPVHVFPRRLDAAGLAALEALSGVPDARKAFWRGLEPGYRLFEQTRRPPRVKVDAAASAYVVTPAPQARAR; from the coding sequence ATGAAGGTCCTGCTCGCGTGGGGTGTCCTGTTGGCTTCGCTGTGCGCCCACGCCGAGGACCGGGTCGCGGAGGCCCGGAAGCGACAGACGGCCGGCCTGGTCCAGCTCTACAAGGACGCGGGGCTGTCCTGGCCCCCGGAGGAGCTCTACCTCCGGGCCTTCAAGGCCGAGCGCGAGCTGGAGGTCTGGGCGGGGCGCAAGGGGCAGCCGCTGGTGAAGGTGCGGACCTTCCCCATCTGCGCGGCCTCCGGCGAGCTCGGGCCCAAGCGGGCCTTTGGCGACCTCCAGGTCCCGGAGGGCTTCTACACGGTGGACCTCTTCAACCCGAAGAGCGCGTACCACCTGTCCATGCGGGTGAGCTACCCGAACGCGCTGGACCGCAAGCTGGGCGCCGCCAACCCCGGGGGAGACATCTACATCCACGGCGACTGCGTGAGCATCGGCTGCCTGGCCATCGAGGACGGCCCCATCGAGGCGCTCTACGTGATGGTGTCCGAGGCCCGCGCGCGCATGGGCCGCGACGTGCCGGTGCACGTCTTCCCGCGCAGGCTGGACGCGGCGGGGCTCGCGGCGCTGGAGGCCCTCTCCGGCGTCCCCGATGCACGCAAGGCCTTCTGGCGCGGCCTGGAGCCGGGCTACCGCCTCTTCGAGCAGACCCGGCGTCCTCCTCGGGTGAAGGTGGATGCCGCCGCGTCCGCCTACGTGGTGACGCCGGCTCCCCAGGCCCGGGCGCGCTGA